The following are encoded in a window of Pagrus major chromosome 14, Pma_NU_1.0 genomic DNA:
- the LOC141008588 gene encoding E3 ubiquitin-protein ligase TRIM39-like produces the protein MATANSREEQLQCSICLNVFSEPVSTPCGHNYCKTCITGYWASSGLARCPLCQKNFQNRPELQVNTEFRDMVERFNSMRMRGEEDVPAKPGEVPCDVCPGPKGKAQKTCTVCLVSYCWPHLKQHQRVTRKHQLIDPVSNLEDRVCMKHNKMFELFCHVDQTCVCFMCLRDDHATHEAVPLERAFRERKARMVGVMSEIEMMENKKSRSIKEIKHSAEQSTKESEKEIADIAEVFTALVASLQRSQAELIELIEEKQKAAERQAESHVAQLEQDVAELRRRRSKMERLLQTEDHLRLLQSCPSLHSFHSFDPLSHSSPPLTPDLSDISRHGYVRMVKKAVAQMEKTLSNEMEMLIHEVRLSDGCEATAQPDAERLTTDEFINEGWNPPQDKLMMIQQCHAVDVTMDAYTANSKLEVAEDGKQLKFHDGRMSFHALFGRRFTILPFVLGKEGFSSGRFYYEVQVSGSNCFVLGVVKESFDRETFGFPIPENGGWVFSKLINGYQEEYRGNFVEPPLNLRQRPQTVGVFVDYEKGEVSFYDVDARTLIYSYTGCTFSETTPALKAFLYSMAGAPLSSRPKLYPIFGMYRIGVNRDFLNESLVITPVARAT, from the coding sequence ATGGCCACAGCCAACAGCCGGGAAGAGCAGCTCCAGTGTTCAATCTGTCTGAATGTGTTCTCGGAGCCTGTCTCTACTCCATGTGGACACAACTACTGCAAGACTTGCATCACAGGGTACTGGGCCAGCAGCGGCCTGGCACGGTGTCCCCTCTGTCAGAAGAATTTCCAAAACAGACCAGAGCTTCAGGTCAACACAGAGTTCAGAGACATGGTGGAGCGCTTCAACAGCATGAGGATGAGGGGTGAAGAAGACGTCCCTGCCAAACCAGGGGAGGTACCCTGTGATGTCTGCCCTGGGCCGAAAGGCAAGGCCCAGAAGACGTGCACGGTGTGTTTGGTCTCGTACTGCTGGCCTCACCTGAAGCAGCACCAGAGAGTCACGAGGAAGCACCAGCTGATTGACCCTGTGTCAAACCTGGAGGACAGAGTGTGCATGAAGCACAACAAGATGTTCGAGCTCTTCTGCCATGTAGACCAgacgtgtgtttgtttcatgtgctTGAGAGACGACCACGCAACACATGAGGCCGTCCCGTTAGAGCGTGCGTTCAGAGAGAGGAAAGCCCGGATGGTCGGTGTGATGTCAGAGATCGAAATGATGGAAAACAAGAAATCCAGGAGCATTAAGGAAATCAAACACTCAGCTGAACAGAGCACGAAGGAGTCAGAGAAAGAGATAGCAGACATTGCTGAGGTTTTCACCGCTCTGGTGGCCTCTCTGCAAAGAAGCCAGGCTGAGCTGATCGAGTTGATCGAGGAgaagcagaaagcagcagagaggcaggcTGAAAGCCACGTGGCACAACTTGAGCAAGACGTCGCCGAGTTGAGGAGGAGACGATCCAAAATGGAGCGACTTTTACAAACAGAGGACCACCTGCGCCTCCTGCAGAGCTGTCCGTCTCTCCACTCATTCCACTCATTCGACCCCTTGTCCCATTCCAGCCCTCCACTCACACCAGACCTCTCTGACATCAGTCGACATGGTTACGTGAGGATGGTGAAAAAAGCGGTGGCTCAGATGGAAAAGACACTCAGTAATGAGATGGAGATGCTTATCCACGAGGTCAGGTTGTCTGATGGCTGTGAGGCCACAGCACAACCAGATGCTGAAAGACTGACGACTGATGAGTTCATTAACGAAGGGTGGAATCCGCCTCAGGACAAGCTGATGATGATCCAGCAGTGCCATGCGGTGGATGTGACTATGGACGCCTATACAGCCAATTCTAAACTCGAGGTGGCTGAGGATGGGAAACAGCTGAAATTTCACGACGGCCGAATGTCTTTTCACGCTTTATTTGGGAGAAGATTTACAATTCTTCCTTTTGTCCTTGGGAAAGAGGGTTTTTCCTCAGGCAGGTTCTACTACGAGGTTCAGGTCAGTGGGAGTAATTGCTTTGTCTTGGGAGTTGTCAAAGAGTCCTTTGACAGGGAGACATTCGGCTTTCCCATCCCAGAAAACGGAGGTTGGGTATTTAGTAAACTGATCAACGGATACCAAGAGGAGTATAGAGGTAATTTTGTTGAGCCTCCCCTGAACCTGAGGCAGAGGCCCCAGACAGTCGGTGTGTTTGTTGATTATGAGAAAGGAGAAGTCTCCTTCTATGATGTGGACGCCAGGACTCTGATCTACTCCTACACAGGTTGTACTTTCAGCGAGACCACACCAGCATTAAAAGCCTTTCTCTATTCCATGGCTGGTGCGCCCTTAAGTAGCAGACCAAAGCTCTACCCTATTTTTGGTATGTACAGGATAGGGGTCAACAGGGATTTTCTCAATGAATCTCTTGTAATCACTCCTGTGGCCCGTGCAACTTAA